The following are encoded in a window of Nocardioides houyundeii genomic DNA:
- a CDS encoding LON peptidase substrate-binding domain-containing protein, with product MSATPPETLPMFPLSTVLFPGVSVPLNVFEDRYRALVHHLLRIEDPAQRLFGSVAIREGYEVGDHGSQSLYRVGCLLQLTEVEARPDGGFDIMAVGRSRIRVEELSTSGEFPLARVTEMTDPAETVSPELVNRARATFTAYRAAVSAVRSDPFSGRLPQDPLFLSWTLAALAPLPMAERQSLLEADSTSERLILVVDLLRQELRAMNVIPSLPATEVARTRWSPN from the coding sequence GTGAGTGCCACGCCGCCGGAGACCTTGCCGATGTTCCCACTGAGCACGGTGCTCTTCCCGGGTGTCTCGGTGCCCCTGAACGTCTTCGAGGACCGCTACCGGGCATTGGTGCACCACCTGCTGCGCATCGAGGACCCCGCCCAGCGGCTCTTCGGCTCGGTGGCCATCCGCGAGGGTTACGAGGTCGGGGACCACGGCTCCCAGTCGCTCTACCGCGTCGGCTGCCTGCTCCAGCTGACCGAGGTCGAGGCTCGGCCCGACGGGGGCTTCGACATCATGGCGGTGGGACGCAGCCGGATCCGGGTCGAGGAGCTGAGCACCAGCGGGGAGTTCCCGCTCGCCCGGGTGACCGAGATGACAGACCCGGCGGAGACGGTCTCCCCCGAGCTGGTCAACCGGGCACGGGCCACCTTCACCGCCTATCGGGCGGCGGTCTCCGCGGTGCGGTCGGACCCTTTCTCCGGTCGCCTCCCGCAGGACCCGCTCTTCCTGTCGTGGACTCTGGCCGCGCTCGCCCCACTGCCGATGGCCGAGCGCCAGTCATTGCTGGAGGCCGACAGCACCTCCGAGCGGCTGATCCTAGTGGTCGACCTGCTGCGCCAGGAGCTGCGCGCGATGAACGTCATCCCGTCGCTGCCGGCCACCGAGGTGGCTCGGACCCGCTGGTCGCCCAACTAG
- the hisD gene encoding histidinol dehydrogenase translates to MIRRIDLRDAAASVDYRAAVPRAAFDVESATHLVRPICDAVRDRGVEAITEFSERFDGVSQSDIVVPPAALSDALERLDPAVRAALEESVRRLRITCQAELEQDVTTVVAPGATVTHRLVPVDRVGLYVPGGLAPLVSSVLMNVVPAQVAGVGSIALTSPPQKDNGGLPAATILAACALLGVDEVYAVGGAQGIAMLAHGAGPCRRVDLVTGPGNIYTVAAKRLLKGVVGIDSEAGPTEIAVLADDTANARYVAADLISQAEHDPLAASVLVTDSVRLADEVAIELDKQVGQARHAERIRTALEGEQSGVVLVKDLEQGLAVVNAYAAEHLEVHTADAARVAGRVRNAGAVFVGPYAPVSLGDYAAGSNHVLPTAGCACHSSGLSVRSFLRAVHVVDYTREALEQVAQHVVTLAEAEDLPGHGAAVQARLS, encoded by the coding sequence ATGATCCGTCGCATCGACCTCCGGGACGCCGCCGCGTCCGTCGACTACCGCGCCGCCGTGCCGCGTGCCGCGTTCGACGTCGAGTCCGCGACCCATCTGGTGCGGCCCATCTGCGACGCGGTCCGCGACCGCGGCGTGGAGGCCATCACCGAGTTCTCCGAGCGCTTCGACGGGGTCAGCCAGAGCGACATCGTGGTGCCCCCGGCCGCGCTCTCCGACGCGCTGGAACGGCTCGACCCGGCCGTGCGTGCCGCGTTGGAGGAGTCGGTGCGCCGGCTGCGCATCACCTGCCAGGCCGAGCTCGAGCAGGACGTCACCACCGTGGTGGCGCCGGGGGCGACCGTCACCCACCGGCTCGTCCCGGTCGACCGGGTCGGCCTCTACGTCCCGGGCGGCCTGGCGCCCCTGGTCTCCAGCGTGCTGATGAACGTGGTGCCCGCCCAGGTCGCCGGCGTGGGATCGATCGCCCTGACCAGCCCCCCGCAGAAGGACAACGGCGGCCTGCCCGCCGCCACGATCCTGGCTGCCTGCGCGCTGCTGGGCGTCGACGAGGTCTACGCCGTGGGCGGGGCCCAGGGGATCGCGATGCTGGCGCACGGTGCGGGTCCCTGCCGCCGGGTCGACCTGGTGACCGGGCCCGGGAACATCTACACGGTCGCCGCCAAGCGACTGCTCAAGGGCGTCGTGGGCATCGACTCCGAGGCCGGTCCCACCGAGATCGCGGTGCTGGCCGACGACACCGCGAACGCCCGCTACGTCGCTGCCGACCTCATCTCCCAGGCCGAGCACGACCCGCTGGCCGCCTCGGTGCTGGTCACCGACTCGGTGCGGCTCGCCGACGAGGTCGCGATCGAGCTGGACAAGCAGGTCGGCCAGGCGCGGCACGCTGAGCGCATCCGCACCGCCCTGGAGGGCGAGCAGTCGGGCGTCGTGCTGGTCAAGGACCTCGAGCAGGGACTGGCGGTGGTCAACGCCTACGCCGCCGAGCACCTCGAGGTCCACACCGCCGACGCCGCTCGGGTCGCGGGTCGGGTCCGCAACGCCGGCGCGGTCTTCGTCGGCCCCTATGCACCCGTCTCGCTCGGCGACTACGCCGCCGGCTCCAACCACGTGCTGCCCACCGCCGGGTGTGCCTGCCACTCCTCGGGGCTCTCGGTGCGCTCCTTCCTGCGGGCCGTGCACGTCGTGGACTACACGCGCGAGGCGCTGGAGCAGGTCGCCCAGCACGTGGTGACCCTGGCCGAGGCCGAGGACCTGCCCGGCCACGGAGCAGCGGTCCAGGCGCGGCTGTCGTGA
- a CDS encoding histidinol-phosphate transaminase, with translation MTFPPLREDLRGIEPYGAPQLDVPVQLNVNENPYAPSAAVVADIAASVAAAASTLNRYPDREFTELRERLADYLNTSGGSGIAATGVWAANGSNEVMLQLLQAFGGPGRCALSFAPTYAMYPEYARDTVTGWVEGRRETDFELDLDAARELVLEHRPSVVLLPSPNNPTGTALPSEAISVLCEAAGDGLVVVDEAYGEFRRAGTPSALELLPQHRNLVVTRTMSKAFALAGARLGYLAADPAICDALRVVRLPYHLSAVTQATALAALRHAPELLAQVDALRAARDACVTWLAEQGLRVATSDANFVLFGGLVDRHAVWQGLLDRGVLIRETGPQGWLRVSVGTPEEMAAFRDALVDVMKTQTMEEQR, from the coding sequence GTGACGTTCCCCCCGCTGCGCGAGGACCTGCGCGGCATCGAGCCCTACGGCGCGCCCCAGCTCGACGTGCCCGTCCAGCTCAATGTCAACGAGAACCCGTACGCGCCGTCCGCGGCCGTGGTGGCCGACATCGCGGCCTCCGTCGCGGCTGCGGCGAGCACGCTGAACCGCTATCCGGACCGGGAGTTCACCGAGCTGCGTGAGCGGCTGGCCGACTACCTCAACACCTCGGGCGGCAGCGGTATCGCCGCCACCGGGGTCTGGGCCGCCAACGGGTCCAACGAGGTGATGCTCCAGCTCCTGCAGGCCTTCGGCGGGCCGGGTCGCTGCGCGCTGAGCTTCGCCCCGACGTACGCGATGTATCCGGAGTACGCCCGCGACACCGTCACCGGGTGGGTGGAGGGTCGGCGGGAGACCGACTTCGAGCTCGACCTGGACGCGGCCCGCGAGCTGGTGCTCGAGCACCGCCCCAGCGTGGTCCTGCTGCCCTCGCCCAACAACCCCACGGGCACGGCACTGCCGTCCGAGGCGATCTCGGTGCTGTGCGAGGCCGCCGGGGACGGGCTGGTGGTGGTCGACGAGGCCTACGGGGAGTTCCGCCGGGCCGGGACGCCCAGCGCGCTGGAGCTGCTCCCGCAGCACCGCAACCTGGTCGTCACGCGGACCATGAGCAAGGCGTTCGCGCTGGCCGGAGCCCGCCTGGGCTACCTGGCCGCGGACCCGGCCATCTGTGACGCGCTGCGCGTCGTGCGCCTGCCCTACCACCTCTCCGCGGTGACCCAGGCGACCGCGCTGGCCGCCCTGCGACACGCGCCCGAGCTGCTGGCCCAGGTGGACGCGCTGCGCGCCGCGCGCGACGCCTGCGTGACCTGGCTGGCCGAGCAGGGCCTGCGGGTGGCCACGAGCGACGCCAACTTCGTGCTCTTCGGCGGACTCGTGGACCGGCACGCGGTCTGGCAGGGTCTACTGGACCGCGGCGTCCTGATCCGCGAGACCGGTCCCCAGGGCTGGCTGCGCGTCTCGGTCGGGACGCCCGAGGAGATGGCCGCCTTCAGGGATGCCCTGGTGGACGTGATGAAGACCCAAACGATGGAGGAGCAACGATGA
- the hisB gene encoding imidazoleglycerol-phosphate dehydratase HisB, with the protein MSTEQSVATGRRVAVVDRETRETQIHLELDLDGSGQAQISTGVGFYDHMLTAFARHSLVDLVVHVVGDTHIDSHHTVEDTAIALGAAIRQALGDKVGIRRFGDATVPLDEALVQAVVDVSGRPYCVHTGEPAGQEFVSIGGTTAPYVGSLTRHVFESIAHHANMAIHVRVLGGRDPHHIVETQFKAFARALRDAVAIDPRETGVPSTKGSL; encoded by the coding sequence ATGAGCACCGAGCAGTCCGTGGCCACGGGCAGGCGGGTCGCCGTCGTCGACCGCGAGACCCGGGAGACGCAGATCCACCTCGAGCTCGACCTCGACGGCAGCGGCCAGGCCCAGATCTCCACCGGGGTCGGCTTCTACGACCACATGCTCACCGCGTTCGCCAGGCACTCCCTGGTCGACCTCGTCGTGCACGTCGTCGGCGACACCCACATCGACTCCCACCACACCGTGGAGGACACCGCGATCGCGCTGGGTGCGGCGATCCGCCAGGCCCTGGGCGACAAGGTGGGCATCCGGCGCTTCGGGGACGCCACCGTGCCCCTGGACGAGGCGCTGGTCCAGGCCGTCGTCGACGTGTCCGGGCGTCCCTACTGCGTGCACACCGGTGAGCCCGCGGGCCAGGAGTTCGTCTCCATCGGGGGCACCACGGCGCCGTACGTCGGCTCCCTGACGCGGCACGTCTTCGAGTCGATCGCGCACCACGCCAACATGGCCATCCACGTGCGGGTGCTGGGCGGACGTGACCCGCACCACATCGTGGAGACCCAGTTCAAGGCCTTCGCCCGCGCCCTGCGGGACGCGGTGGCCATCGACCCGCGCGAGACGGGCGTGCCCTCCACCAAGGGCTCGCTGTGA
- the hisH gene encoding imidazole glycerol phosphate synthase subunit HisH: MTTTDNADRPAREVVVLDYGSGNVRSVVRALERAGASVTLTADRQAAQDADGLVVPGVGAFASCMAGLQAVRGHEIIGRRLAGGRPVLGICVGMQILFSRGVEHGVESQGCDEWPGVVERLQAPVVPHMGWNTVEAPAPSTLFAGIAEERFYFVHSYGVRDWTLVTNDRTRAPLVTWAEHGGDRFVAAVENGPLTATQFHPEKSGDAGAALLRNWMQSL, translated from the coding sequence GTGACGACGACAGACAACGCAGACCGCCCCGCCCGGGAGGTCGTGGTCCTGGACTACGGCTCGGGCAACGTCCGCTCCGTGGTGCGCGCACTGGAGCGGGCCGGCGCGTCGGTGACCCTGACGGCCGACCGTCAGGCCGCGCAGGACGCAGACGGCCTCGTGGTGCCCGGCGTGGGTGCCTTCGCCTCGTGCATGGCCGGGCTGCAGGCGGTCCGAGGGCACGAGATCATCGGCCGGCGGCTCGCCGGCGGCCGTCCGGTGCTGGGCATCTGCGTGGGCATGCAGATCCTGTTCTCCCGCGGCGTCGAGCACGGCGTGGAGTCCCAGGGCTGCGACGAGTGGCCCGGGGTCGTGGAACGGCTCCAGGCGCCGGTGGTCCCGCACATGGGCTGGAACACCGTCGAGGCGCCCGCGCCGTCGACGCTGTTCGCCGGCATCGCCGAGGAGCGCTTCTACTTCGTGCACTCCTACGGCGTGCGGGACTGGACCCTGGTCACCAACGACCGCACCCGCGCGCCCCTGGTCACGTGGGCCGAGCACGGCGGGGACCGCTTCGTGGCGGCCGTCGAGAACGGCCCGCTGACCGCCACCCAGTTCCACCCCGAGAAGTCGGGGGACGCCGGGGCCGCGCTGCTGCGCAACTGGATGCAGTCCTTGTGA
- the priA gene encoding bifunctional 1-(5-phosphoribosyl)-5-((5-phosphoribosylamino)methylideneamino)imidazole-4-carboxamide isomerase/phosphoribosylanthranilate isomerase PriA produces MSQYLELLPAVDIAGGQAVQLVQGVAGSEKRFGDPVEAALRWQEAGAEWLHLVDLDAAFGRGHNRELQARIVDTLDIKVEMSGGIRDDESLAAAMATGCRRVNIGTAALEQPEWCARAIATYGDRVAVGLDVRGRTLAARGWTRDGGDLFEVLSRLDSEGCARYVVTDVNKDGMLQGPNLDLLESVCAATDRPVVASGGITELADLAALQKLVGIGVEGAIIGTALYEGRFTLEEALALTLPAGGAS; encoded by the coding sequence ATGTCCCAGTACCTCGAGCTCCTGCCCGCCGTCGACATCGCCGGGGGCCAGGCCGTCCAGCTGGTCCAGGGCGTCGCTGGGTCGGAGAAGCGGTTCGGAGACCCGGTCGAGGCCGCCCTGCGCTGGCAGGAGGCGGGGGCGGAGTGGCTCCACCTGGTCGACCTGGACGCCGCGTTCGGCCGGGGACACAACCGGGAGCTGCAGGCCAGGATCGTGGACACCCTCGACATCAAGGTCGAGATGAGCGGCGGCATCCGCGACGACGAGTCGCTGGCGGCCGCGATGGCGACCGGCTGTCGGCGGGTCAACATCGGCACCGCCGCCCTGGAGCAGCCGGAGTGGTGCGCGCGCGCCATCGCGACGTACGGCGACCGCGTCGCCGTGGGCCTCGACGTCCGCGGCCGGACGCTGGCCGCGCGGGGCTGGACCCGCGACGGGGGAGACCTGTTCGAGGTGCTGAGCCGACTGGACTCCGAGGGCTGCGCCCGCTACGTGGTCACCGACGTCAACAAGGACGGCATGCTCCAGGGGCCGAACCTCGACCTCCTGGAGTCGGTCTGCGCCGCGACCGACCGTCCGGTCGTCGCCTCCGGTGGCATCACCGAGCTGGCCGACCTGGCAGCACTGCAGAAGCTGGTCGGCATCGGCGTCGAGGGGGCCATCATCGGCACCGCGCTCTACGAGGGGCGGTTCACCCTCGAGGAGGCCCTCGCCCTGACCCTGCCCGCCGGCGGCGCGTCGTGA
- the hisF gene encoding imidazole glycerol phosphate synthase subunit HisF, which translates to MSLAVRVIPCLDVDAGRVVKGINFSDLRDAGDPVELARIYDAEGADELTFLDISASHEGRATTMEIVSRTAEQVFIPLTVGGGVSSVADVDRLLRAGADKVATNTAAIQRPELIAEVADRFGSQVLVLSVDARRAPGTDSGFEVTTHGGRRSAGLDAVAWAARAAELGAGEILLNAMDADGTQDGFDTDLIRAVRREVTIPVIASGGAGRAEHFPPAVEAGADAVLAATVFHFGTLRIGDVKQSLAAAGHPVR; encoded by the coding sequence GTGAGCCTCGCGGTACGGGTCATCCCGTGCCTGGACGTGGACGCGGGGCGCGTGGTCAAGGGCATCAACTTCTCCGACCTGCGCGACGCCGGCGACCCCGTGGAGCTGGCCCGGATCTATGACGCCGAGGGTGCGGACGAGCTGACCTTCCTCGACATCTCGGCCTCGCACGAGGGGCGGGCCACGACGATGGAGATCGTCTCCCGGACCGCCGAGCAGGTCTTCATCCCGCTCACCGTCGGTGGCGGGGTGTCCTCGGTCGCCGACGTCGACCGGCTGCTGCGAGCCGGGGCGGACAAGGTCGCCACCAACACCGCCGCCATCCAGCGTCCCGAACTGATCGCGGAAGTAGCGGACCGGTTCGGCAGCCAGGTGCTGGTGCTGTCGGTCGACGCCCGCCGGGCACCGGGCACCGACTCGGGCTTCGAGGTGACCACGCACGGGGGCCGGCGCTCCGCGGGTCTGGACGCCGTGGCCTGGGCCGCCCGCGCCGCCGAGCTCGGAGCCGGGGAGATCCTGCTGAACGCGATGGACGCCGACGGGACCCAGGACGGCTTCGACACCGACCTGATCCGCGCCGTACGCCGGGAGGTCACCATCCCGGTGATCGCCTCGGGCGGTGCCGGGCGTGCCGAGCACTTCCCTCCGGCCGTGGAGGCGGGCGCGGACGCCGTGCTCGCGGCCACCGTGTTCCACTTCGGCACCCTGCGGATCGGCGACGTGAAGCAGTCGCTGGCCGCCGCCGGCCACCCCGTGCGCTGA
- a CDS encoding ABC transporter transmembrane domain-containing protein, whose translation MVDERGTLRSSTTREGFAVLGVAIRREPVIFVLSTLGSVLFAVLTVADAWVLGWATENVVIPAFDDGEIAAGLLWAVLGLFLGVAVLRAVGIVARRLGAGLMQYRMQSHTRRAVTRQYLALPMEWHQRHPTGQLLSNAYSDVEAAWGPIAPLPMALGTVVMMVIAVVQMLVADVVLAAVGLLVFPAVVVANLAYQRLSSPLMTRAQGLRAEVSEIAHESFDGAMVVKTLGREPEETARFSVKAHELRDVTIRAGRIRAVFDPTLASLPNLGVLVVLAVGVARVTSGAASAGDVVTVAYLLTIVSFPIRAIGWLLGEFPRSVVGFRRIQSVLSATGAVAYGEASLPPRRSGHAWSWSPWATPTTRRPRCCAR comes from the coding sequence GTGGTGGACGAGCGGGGCACGTTGCGGAGCTCGACCACCCGAGAGGGCTTCGCCGTGCTCGGGGTCGCGATCCGGCGGGAGCCGGTCATCTTCGTCCTCTCCACCCTGGGCAGCGTGCTCTTCGCGGTCCTCACCGTGGCGGATGCCTGGGTACTGGGGTGGGCCACCGAGAACGTCGTCATCCCCGCCTTCGACGACGGCGAGATCGCAGCCGGGCTGCTCTGGGCCGTGCTGGGGCTGTTCCTCGGCGTCGCCGTGCTCCGAGCGGTGGGCATCGTGGCTCGGCGCCTCGGGGCGGGCCTCATGCAGTACCGGATGCAGTCGCACACCCGGCGCGCCGTGACGCGTCAGTACCTCGCGCTGCCCATGGAGTGGCACCAGCGCCACCCGACGGGTCAGCTGCTCTCCAACGCCTACTCCGACGTCGAGGCCGCCTGGGGCCCCATCGCGCCGCTGCCGATGGCGCTGGGGACCGTGGTGATGATGGTGATCGCGGTGGTGCAGATGCTCGTCGCGGACGTGGTGCTGGCCGCCGTGGGCCTGCTCGTCTTCCCGGCCGTGGTGGTCGCCAACCTGGCCTACCAGCGCCTGTCCTCGCCGTTGATGACCCGGGCCCAGGGCCTGCGTGCGGAGGTCAGCGAGATCGCCCACGAGTCCTTCGACGGCGCGATGGTGGTCAAGACCCTGGGCCGGGAGCCCGAGGAGACCGCCCGCTTCAGCGTGAAGGCCCACGAGCTGCGCGACGTGACGATCCGAGCCGGCCGGATCCGGGCCGTCTTCGACCCCACCCTGGCCTCCCTGCCCAACCTCGGCGTGCTCGTGGTGCTCGCGGTCGGCGTCGCACGGGTCACCTCCGGCGCGGCCAGTGCCGGCGACGTCGTCACCGTCGCCTACCTGCTCACCATCGTGTCCTTCCCGATCCGGGCCATCGGGTGGCTGCTCGGCGAGTTCCCGCGCAGCGTCGTGGGGTTCCGGCGCATCCAGTCGGTGCTGAGCGCCACCGGCGCCGTCGCGTACGGCGAGGCGTCGCTGCCCCCTCGACGGTCGGGGCACGCCTGGAGCTGGAGTCCGTGGGCTACTCCTACGACCCGGCGACCCCGTTGCTGCGCGAGGTGA
- a CDS encoding ABC transporter ATP-binding protein: MGYSYDPATPLLREVSFAVDPGQTIALVGATASGKSTLTSLMTRLVDPDHGRILLDGVDLRDLRRGGGSRAVALVPQTAFLFDDTVRGNVTLGAQIDDEQVWAALRTAQADGFVAALPQGLDTQLGERGTSLSGGQRQRLSLARALARRPRLLILDDATSAVDPEVEARILSSLREGSGDTTLVVVAYRKATISLADEVVYLADGKVADRGSHAELLARRPAYARLVNAYEQAAHEESEAGPAQVLGQTAGERA, from the coding sequence GTGGGCTACTCCTACGACCCGGCGACCCCGTTGCTGCGCGAGGTGAGCTTCGCGGTGGACCCGGGACAGACCATCGCCCTGGTCGGCGCGACAGCGTCCGGCAAGAGCACCCTCACGAGCCTGATGACCCGCCTGGTCGACCCCGACCACGGGCGGATCCTGCTGGACGGGGTCGACCTGCGGGACCTGCGCCGCGGGGGAGGCTCGCGGGCGGTCGCCCTCGTCCCGCAGACGGCCTTCCTCTTCGACGACACCGTCCGCGGCAACGTCACCCTCGGCGCCCAGATCGATGACGAGCAGGTGTGGGCGGCGCTGCGGACCGCCCAGGCCGACGGCTTCGTCGCCGCACTGCCCCAGGGACTCGACACCCAGCTCGGCGAGCGGGGCACGTCGCTGTCCGGCGGGCAGCGGCAGCGGCTCTCCCTGGCGCGGGCCCTGGCGCGGCGACCTCGGCTGCTGATCCTCGACGACGCCACGTCGGCGGTGGACCCCGAGGTGGAGGCCAGGATCCTCAGCTCGCTGCGCGAGGGCTCCGGCGACACCACGCTGGTGGTGGTGGCCTACCGCAAGGCGACCATCTCCCTGGCCGACGAGGTGGTCTACCTCGCCGACGGGAAGGTGGCCGACCGGGGCAGCCACGCCGAGCTGCTGGCCCGCAGACCCGCCTACGCCAGGCTGGTCAACGCCTACGAGCAGGCCGCACACGAGGAGTCGGAGGCCGGGCCCGCCCAGGTGCTCGGCCAGACCGCAGGAGAACGCGCATGA
- a CDS encoding ABC transporter transmembrane domain-containing protein, translating into MSTVQDPAATTRMDGSDEIGAMDTLRRGFAISPELKEGLGLTVFFAVVASLGQVIVPVAVQQTLDRGLNGPDGTDVGFVVWTGLACALALVISSVASYLMTSRLFGAAERGLATLRIKAFRHVHDLPLLTQNTERRGSLVSRVTSDVDQVSQFLVFGGILLVVSVGQILVATVIMAFYSWQLAIVVWVCFAPLLISIRYFQRKLSEAYGIVRRHVGTLLSAISEPVVGAAVVRSYGIEERTQGRIDHAIDDFQAASVRAQKFTVVSFSLGGISAGLANAGVLIIGVLLGFTGDMTAGRVLAFAFLVTLFVGPVQMGTQILTDAQNAIASWRRVIGIVETPADLVDPGAGGQVLPRGPIDVRFDDVTFAYPGGLRCSGRSRWTSRRGPGSPSWGRPDRASPPSPSC; encoded by the coding sequence ATGAGCACCGTCCAGGACCCTGCTGCCACGACCCGGATGGACGGCAGCGACGAGATCGGGGCCATGGACACGCTCCGTCGCGGGTTCGCGATCTCGCCGGAGCTCAAGGAGGGCCTCGGCCTGACCGTGTTCTTCGCCGTGGTCGCCTCGCTGGGGCAGGTGATCGTGCCCGTGGCGGTCCAGCAGACGCTGGACCGCGGGCTCAACGGCCCCGACGGCACCGACGTCGGGTTCGTGGTCTGGACCGGGCTGGCCTGCGCCCTGGCCCTGGTGATCTCCTCCGTCGCCTCGTACCTGATGACCAGTCGGCTCTTCGGTGCCGCGGAGCGGGGCCTGGCCACCCTGCGGATCAAGGCGTTCCGGCACGTCCACGACCTGCCGCTGCTGACCCAGAACACCGAGCGTCGCGGTTCGCTCGTCTCGCGGGTGACCTCAGACGTCGACCAGGTGAGCCAGTTCCTGGTGTTCGGCGGGATCCTGCTGGTGGTCAGCGTGGGACAGATCCTGGTGGCCACCGTGATCATGGCGTTCTACAGCTGGCAGCTGGCCATCGTGGTGTGGGTCTGCTTCGCTCCGCTGCTGATCTCCATCCGCTACTTCCAGCGCAAGCTCTCCGAGGCCTACGGCATCGTCCGGCGCCATGTCGGCACCCTGCTCTCGGCCATCTCCGAGCCCGTGGTCGGCGCCGCGGTGGTCCGCTCCTACGGCATCGAGGAGCGCACCCAGGGCCGGATCGACCACGCGATCGACGACTTCCAGGCCGCCAGCGTGCGAGCCCAGAAGTTCACGGTCGTGTCGTTCTCGTTGGGAGGGATCTCCGCGGGTCTGGCCAACGCGGGGGTGCTCATCATCGGGGTGCTGCTCGGCTTCACCGGTGACATGACCGCCGGCCGGGTGCTCGCCTTCGCCTTCCTCGTCACTCTCTTCGTGGGCCCGGTCCAGATGGGCACCCAGATCCTCACCGACGCCCAGAACGCCATCGCCAGCTGGCGCCGGGTGATCGGGATCGTCGAGACCCCGGCCGACCTGGTCGACCCCGGCGCCGGGGGCCAGGTGCTGCCTCGCGGCCCGATCGACGTGCGTTTCGACGACGTCACGTTCGCCTATCCCGGGGGCCTCCGGTGCTCCGGTCGGTCTCGTTGGACATCGCGGCGGGGACCAGGATCGCCATCGTGGGGGAGACCGGATCGGGCAAGTCCACCTTCGCCAAGCTGCTGA
- a CDS encoding ATP-binding cassette domain-containing protein, producing the protein MGETGSGKSTFAKLLTRLMDPTSGAVLLDGVDAREVSQEHLRRSVVLVPQEGFLFNDTIAANVRYGRLEATTEEILASAEELGLADWLAGLPAGLSTQVGQRGEALSAGERQLVALLRAHLADPDLLVLDEATSAVDPQLEMRIGRALERLMSGRTSVTIAHRLSTAEQADEVVVVDAGRVVQRGPHAELARQADSVYAGLYASWTAQQGR; encoded by the coding sequence GTGGGGGAGACCGGATCGGGCAAGTCCACCTTCGCCAAGCTGCTGACCCGACTGATGGACCCGACGAGCGGGGCAGTGCTCCTGGACGGCGTCGACGCGCGCGAGGTCTCCCAGGAGCACCTGCGCCGCAGCGTGGTGCTGGTGCCGCAGGAGGGGTTCCTGTTCAACGACACCATCGCCGCGAACGTCAGGTACGGGCGCCTGGAGGCGACGACGGAGGAGATCCTGGCCTCGGCCGAGGAGCTCGGACTGGCGGACTGGCTCGCGGGACTTCCGGCAGGGCTCTCGACCCAGGTGGGACAGCGCGGGGAGGCGCTGTCCGCCGGCGAGCGCCAGCTGGTGGCGCTGCTGCGCGCCCACCTCGCCGACCCCGACCTGCTGGTGCTGGACGAGGCGACGAGCGCGGTCGACCCCCAGCTGGAGATGAGGATCGGACGAGCCCTGGAGCGCCTGATGTCGGGCCGGACCTCGGTCACCATCGCCCACCGGCTCTCCACCGCCGAGCAGGCGGACGAGGTCGTGGTGGTGGACGCGGGTCGGGTCGTGCAGCGCGGGCCGCACGCCGAGCTGGCCCGCCAGGCGGACTCGGTCTACGCCGGGCTCTACGCGTCCTGGACCGCGCAGCAGGGCCGATGA